Proteins from a genomic interval of Sphingomonas sp. Y38-1Y:
- a CDS encoding DsbA family protein has translation MRLVKLLLALLLGLTAGTAMAQAKRDWRNTVTPTASGSWVIGNPTAKVKLIEYLSYTCPHCGDFVAASKPVLFDQWVRSGSVSVEVRHAVRDGLDLSAALYARCAGPRSFAAVHTTIFANQKALLEKGVSVTPPPGADRDAALKAIADGSGLTALVRARLPKAPEACLTDAATREQLIAGTRAAFDKIAGTPSFELNGELIQGTDWARLEPRLRAAGAR, from the coding sequence ATGCGTCTCGTCAAATTGCTGCTCGCGCTGCTGCTCGGCCTGACCGCCGGCACGGCGATGGCCCAGGCCAAGCGCGACTGGCGCAACACCGTCACCCCGACCGCCAGCGGCAGCTGGGTGATCGGCAATCCCACGGCCAAGGTGAAGCTCATCGAGTATCTGAGCTATACCTGCCCCCATTGCGGCGATTTCGTCGCCGCGTCGAAGCCGGTGCTGTTCGACCAGTGGGTGCGCTCGGGCAGCGTAAGCGTCGAGGTGCGCCACGCCGTCCGCGACGGGCTGGACCTCTCGGCCGCGCTCTATGCGCGCTGCGCCGGCCCGCGCAGTTTCGCCGCCGTCCACACCACGATCTTCGCCAACCAGAAGGCGCTTCTGGAAAAGGGCGTCAGCGTGACGCCGCCGCCCGGCGCCGACCGCGATGCCGCGCTCAAGGCGATCGCAGACGGATCGGGTCTCACCGCCCTCGTCCGCGCCCGCCTGCCCAAGGCGCCCGAGGCATGCCTGACCGACGCCGCCACGCGCGAACAGCTGATCGCCGGCACTCGCGCCGCGTTCGACAAGATCGCCGGCACGCCGTCGTTCGAACTCAATGGCGAGCTGATCCAGGGTACCGACTGGGCGCGCCTCGAACCCCGCCTGCGCGCCGCCGGCGCCCGCTGA
- a CDS encoding thioredoxin domain-containing protein, which yields MRSMLILAPLTLLAACGGEGSGGNASAPAAPVQGAAAPAGQQWSQVVSETPEGGYRMGNPDAPVKLVEYGSRTCPACGAFARQGFEPLTKLVETGKVSFEFRDFLIHGAPDLASAVLGRCGGPTTFFPLLEQMYANQAATLDKLQSTPESFQAQIQSMAPPQQVAAWAQQAGYLDFVKQRGIPEAQARQCLADMNTVQKLVNMTDKATEVTGTPTFIINGKKAEGAVSWPQLETALKQAGA from the coding sequence ATGCGTTCGATGCTCATCCTCGCCCCCCTGACGCTTCTCGCCGCTTGCGGCGGCGAAGGCAGCGGCGGCAACGCCTCGGCTCCCGCCGCCCCGGTTCAGGGCGCCGCGGCACCCGCCGGCCAGCAGTGGAGTCAGGTGGTCAGCGAGACGCCCGAGGGCGGCTATCGCATGGGCAACCCCGATGCGCCGGTGAAGCTGGTCGAATATGGCTCGCGCACCTGCCCCGCCTGCGGCGCGTTCGCGCGCCAGGGGTTCGAGCCGCTCACCAAGCTGGTCGAGACCGGCAAGGTCAGCTTCGAGTTCCGCGACTTCCTGATCCACGGCGCCCCTGACCTCGCCAGCGCGGTGCTCGGCCGCTGCGGCGGACCGACCACCTTCTTCCCGCTGCTCGAGCAGATGTACGCCAACCAGGCCGCGACGCTCGACAAGCTCCAGTCGACGCCCGAGAGCTTCCAGGCACAGATCCAGTCGATGGCCCCGCCGCAGCAGGTCGCCGCCTGGGCGCAGCAGGCGGGCTATCTCGACTTCGTCAAGCAGCGCGGCATCCCGGAGGCGCAGGCGCGCCAATGCCTGGCCGACATGAACACCGTGCAGAAGCTGGTGAACATGACGGACAAGGCGACCGAGGTCACGGGCACCCCCACCTTCATCATCAACGGCAAGAAGGCCGAGGGCGCGGTGAGCTGGCCGCAGCTCGAAACCGCGCTCAAGCAGGCCGGCGCCTGA
- a CDS encoding DUF721 domain-containing protein, with protein MTKPRQPRPTPAPPPRSNRARAVSELLPDIGGAAFKKFGFVQSSIVSRWPEIVGDRYARVSSPESIRFPQGQRAEGVLTLTVVGAHGPMMQHIAPEIVERVNRFFGYAAVARVVFRQGEVRRPTRPAPRPAPRPVPADLSDSLRAIADPELKAVLEALASGLGDPVSIPVLGKVR; from the coding sequence ATGACGAAGCCGCGCCAGCCCCGGCCGACCCCTGCCCCGCCGCCGCGATCGAATCGCGCGCGCGCGGTCAGCGAGCTGTTGCCCGACATCGGCGGCGCCGCGTTCAAGAAGTTCGGCTTCGTCCAGTCCTCGATCGTCAGCCGCTGGCCGGAGATCGTCGGCGATCGCTACGCCCGCGTCTCCAGCCCCGAATCGATCCGCTTTCCCCAGGGCCAGCGCGCGGAGGGCGTGCTGACGCTGACCGTCGTCGGCGCGCATGGCCCGATGATGCAGCATATCGCGCCGGAGATCGTCGAGCGCGTCAATCGCTTCTTCGGCTATGCCGCGGTCGCCCGCGTCGTCTTTCGCCAGGGCGAGGTGCGCCGTCCCACGCGCCCGGCCCCTCGACCCGCGCCGCGCCCGGTTCCCGCCGACCTCTCCGACAGCCTGCGCGCGATCGCCGATCCGGAGCTCAAGGCGGTGCTGGAGGCGCTCGCCTCCGGCCTTGGCGACCCGGTCTCCATTCCCGTCCTCGGCAAGGTTCGTTGA
- the mutY gene encoding A/G-specific adenine glycosylase has translation MSNKVQSQIAAALLAWYDAHARVLPWRAPPGAPAADPYRVWLSEVMLQQTQVATVMPYFDRWTARWPDFASLAAADDAEVMSMWAGLGYYARARNLLKGARAVVADHGGRLPGDEAALLTIPGIGAYTAAAIAAIAFGRRAVVVDGNIERVVSRLFAIPTPMPAAKPAIRAATDAITPDARAGDFAQAMMDLGSGICTPRNPKCLLCPIAASCTARAAGEQERYPVKLPKKARPVRYGTMFWLTSGADVWLVRRPDKGLLGGMRGLPSGPWLAEAPGLADAPVAADWRMLPAQAEHGFTHFTLVCALAAARWDGQTAPGEGEWWPIDDIESAGLPTVFAKAARAFRESDACGG, from the coding sequence GTGTCCAACAAGGTGCAGTCCCAAATCGCCGCCGCGCTATTGGCCTGGTACGATGCGCATGCGCGGGTGCTGCCGTGGCGCGCGCCGCCGGGAGCGCCGGCGGCCGATCCCTATCGCGTGTGGCTGTCCGAGGTGATGCTCCAGCAGACACAGGTCGCGACCGTCATGCCCTATTTCGATCGCTGGACCGCGCGCTGGCCCGATTTCGCGAGCCTGGCCGCCGCCGACGATGCCGAAGTGATGTCGATGTGGGCGGGGCTCGGCTATTACGCTCGCGCCCGCAACCTGTTGAAGGGTGCGAGGGCGGTGGTCGCGGACCATGGCGGGCGGTTGCCGGGGGACGAGGCGGCGTTGCTCACCATCCCCGGCATCGGCGCCTATACCGCCGCGGCGATCGCCGCGATCGCCTTCGGGCGGCGCGCAGTGGTGGTCGACGGCAATATCGAGCGCGTCGTCTCGCGATTGTTCGCCATCCCGACGCCGATGCCCGCCGCCAAGCCCGCGATCCGGGCGGCGACCGATGCGATCACGCCGGATGCGCGGGCGGGCGACTTTGCGCAGGCGATGATGGACCTGGGCTCGGGCATCTGCACGCCGCGCAATCCGAAGTGCCTGCTCTGCCCGATCGCCGCGTCGTGCACCGCGCGCGCGGCGGGCGAGCAGGAGCGCTATCCGGTCAAGCTGCCGAAGAAGGCGCGGCCGGTGCGATACGGGACGATGTTCTGGCTGACCTCTGGCGCCGACGTCTGGCTCGTTCGCCGTCCGGACAAGGGGTTGCTGGGCGGAATGCGGGGATTGCCGAGCGGGCCGTGGTTGGCGGAAGCGCCCGGCTTGGCCGATGCGCCCGTCGCCGCAGACTGGCGGATGCTGCCGGCTCAGGCCGAGCACGGCTTCACTCATTTCACCCTCGTCTGCGCGCTTGCCGCCGCCCGGTGGGACGGGCAAACCGCGCCCGGCGAAGGCGAGTGGTGGCCGATCGACGACATCGAGTCGGCGGGGCTGCCGACCGTCTTCGCCAAGGCAGCACGGGCTTTTCGGGAGAGCGACGCATGCGGTGGATGA